ACATTTCCTCAAAAACCTAATGGGAGGTTGATGAAGTCTACCCATTAATATAAACTTTTACTGCACAATCCCAGCACAAAATTGAGATAACTTGCCAGCTTGAATTTAAACTTGAAAAGACGAATTTAAGTTGAAACCACTCTCGTTTGCtggattaattatttttttgactaCATTGTAAATTTTAAGAAGTTCCTGTCAATTAGTTTACCACTCTAGTCTTGTGGTTTTActtaggctgcgtttgtttcggctgaaaatgaatttgagaaaatattttacaccttgatgtgtgtttggttgcacatgtaaaatttggtcaaactaaAAACCATTTCATTGACCGTAAAATTCAGCCCCCAGAACCGTAAAATCAATTACACACTTGATTTACCTTCAAACTCAGTTTTACGGACTAAAAATTTgaagagagactgagagagagagagagcttaaaGAGAAAACCCAAAGAAGACCGGAAATCACTCATGCCAAGCCCAAGCCGAGCAAGAAAAGGGTACTGCCGGTGATGCCCAAAACAACCCCTTGACACACGGCCCCGCCATCGCATGCAAGCCACTCCGCCGACCCATCCCTTGTTCTTGTCCTCTGCCGACCCATCCCTCATCCTCACTTACCCGTCCCTTGTCCTCGTCCTCACCGACCCACCTCCATTGACCCATCCCTCATCCGAACCAACCCATACcttcaaatcaagttttacGGGCTGAAAACCAgacacgagagagagagagattgaagggAAAGTGAACCCGAAGAGAGAGAGCTTGAACCTAGGAGAATCTCATCGCCGTCACCGGCTCATAGTTGCCGCCTGAAGCTTGTCGTCACCACCAAAAACAGATCGGAGCCTTGTCATCTCATTCTCGTCACCACTAAAGCTCGTCGTCAACGCCTAACATAGATCGGAGCCTTGTATCTCGTTCTTGTTGCCGCTGCTCTGTAGCTCGTCTCCTCCACCTCTCTTGATCTCATAGCCACCGCCCTCTAGATCAACCCACCCATGACCGATCGTCATCACCGCCTCTAGATCAACCCCCCCCTTGACCCAATTTCAACCAAGTTTCTCAATCTacctctctttccctcaatctctcactctttcttcctccccCTCTCTGTTTGACCGAGTTTGAAAGttaatggttttattttgatttttgattctttaaaaattttatatcttgcaattttctattataaaatttgtttagaagctgagaaaatggctgagaaaatgtgagaaactagTAGAAAATTTGCATTTTCCAGAATGTTACCAAACGCTTGAAAATACTTTCtaatacaattttcaaaatgcaaccaaacactagaaaatatttgcctttctcaaaaatattttcacctaaaAATACTTTACACTCGGGAAAATAATTTACATGTTGCCAAACATAGCCTTAAtcacatataaaataaaaatcgtTGAATCCACACAAGGTACTACTACTGCACTCACATGCAAgagtctcttttcttttttttatgcgTGTGCgtgtgtttgagagagagaaagagaggattaTTTGAAATGGGTAAACTTCAAATTCAATTGGGTAACTTTAATAGTAAATGATATGATAGTGCCCACCATTTTTTGGGTCTTGTTAAATAGATACTTGTGACTGTAATGAAGAACTTAAGATTCTAGCTTCAATATTGATTGACATTTCAAAAGAAATCTTAAATGAAAGTTAATTGTTACTTTACCACTCTGAGCATCAACCTCATAGAGCCACCCTCCATGTTTAATCTAAGTTACCTCAAATGGGAATGCCACCCTCCATTTCAAAATCTAAGTTTTCTATACAATAGGAATTGTTGTGGTACAAGAAAACAAGAACTTGGTATGCCAATTAACTTGGAATGTGGAAGGATTGGGATAGGCTTATTTGACATGAAAATAACTCTCAAATGAAAGTTAAGTTAATCTTTGGTCATGAAGCTATGCACTTGTGGCGTTGGGTGATAGATTTGAAATATGGGAAAGAAGGGGGTGGATGATATACAAAATCAGGTAGAGGAATGAATGGGTGTAGTCTTTGGTGGAGTATTAGAGCGAGTTATGATAGTTTCTTCCAACATGTGGCTTTGGGTAGGTGACGGCACCCGAGTAAGATTTTGGTATGATCAATGGAGTGGACACTTTCCTTTGTAAggattttttttgataagtaataaacttCCAAGATAGAAAAACTAATACAAAAGGCCAAAGCACACAGGACGTGTACCAAGGTAAGCATGAGAACAAACATAtctaagaaatataaaaactaCATCTATCAAGCAAATCAGACAAAGAAGTAAAATAGAAAACCTTGATCTAATAGGGAAGCCTTATTTTCTACTTGTTTGAATTATCAATTGGACGAAAGGGGTTAGGAGTTGAAATGTGCATTTCAAAAGACATTCATTATTGTGATGGAATCGGCAAATTCCTTTCTAAACCATATTTACTCACACATGCCTAGGGGAGAGGAGGTTGATAGGATGAGATGGCATTTGAATGGGAGTGGCAAATTTCAATGTTCATTCTTACTATAAGGCTATTTGTGGCACCAGTGTTAATTAATTCTCTTGGAAGAGCAGATGATGTGTTAAGGCCCCAAAGAGGGTGTGTTAAGGGCCTTAAGGCCCAAAGATGGTGTCTTTCTTTCTGTGGACAGCAGCTTACTGTAAAATTCTTACTAATGATAACCTTATCAAAAGGGGTTTCTCATTAGCCGactggtgttgtatgtgttagTGTAGTGGGGAAACAGTGACCATTTATTGCTCCATTGTCATGTTGCCTATGCTTTGTGGAGTGAAGTATTTAAGACGTTTAGGGCTCAATATGTAAGATTCAAATACTGCTTATTAAGTTGCCTTTAAAGTTGGTAAATaagataagaaaaagaagaaaacaactAAATTATGGAACAATCCATGTTTTGGATTGAGCGAACACAGATCATGGTTTTCAAAGATGGTAGTGAACTATAGCATACTAGATGAGTGAGAATAAGATATCTTTTCTATCCCAAACCTGTTTCCCAAGTAATTCTAAATTTTTCTGGACAGCACTTCTCCCACCAGCAACTTGCAAGTCAATGTTATTTGTGTTATAAGATGCCCCCATATACTTCAAAACTGCACCAATAACCTCTCTAGGAGAATCAACCATTGAAATCCTCCCTGCAAGTTCAGGCCGCCATAAATCTGCCCAATCCTGCAACcatggaaaaaatatatatgaccaCTTGGATCAACATATTGTGTGGCAACCATGCTataccaacaacaacaaagtccTAAGCCTGAAAAACTAACACATCCAACAAGATATCAATACTTATATAAAATCATCTTGTCTTTGATTTAAAGTAGTAAACATAACGGAATGCCTTCAAACACAATATACCTCTATGGGAGCCAATTTTTGCTGTTGAAATTTACTCTTCTTGTACGCTATCACCATGCAGCCCCATCTGTATGGAGCAGCCCAGATTTTACCCTCAGGATCTATTTCCCCCACAGAGTTCCTGCGTAGATATACCTGAGACTTTTTTAGTGAAAGTACAAGTATAAAGTACAGAAAGGGATTAATTATTAGATACAATAATTCAAGCACAAGCCATATCTCTCAAGGAGATAAAATCGGTGAGGAATAATTAGCATCTACattgaaaatatataaacatCCAAACACATCAAAGTTACCGATGATGCATTTCAACAAAAATGTCTTGCATAACAAAGTCTATAACAGCAAATTTCTAGCATACTAGTATGTGGGATTGATATTAGGAGGACAGCAATGTCACTCTCTGGATAACCTTTGTAGAATCTGACATGTCAGAGATAACTTAATCCATCAACCATCTGACTTTATCTTTccaaaatatttctaaaactAGAAGTTTCTGATGTTCACTAAATTCCacataagaaaattgaaaacttctGATAAGTGTACAATACTTACAATAAAACTGCACCCAAAATCACTACTGGAGTAAAAAAAGATTACAGGTTTCAGAGATAGCATTCATCTAAGGACATGAGAGAAGTTGCATTCTTACCTTCCATTTGTCACTTAAGCCTTTAAACCATTCCAGGTCTTCTACCCCTTGTATGGGCTCAATTATAGCCTTGGTAATGGCAAAATTGAGCCAGGAGTCACCAACACTCACAATGTCAGCAGCCAAAGTAGATGACGGTGAGACATTACCTTTTCGAGAGGGCATCGATAAATCAGAGAAAATGCCCTCAAGACTTCCATTGTATTTCAGGCGAAACTTCAATCTCCTTCCTTGTGATTCTATAAAGTCCTACATACATACAAATCAGGAAGAATATAGTTTATATGATCACAACatctagttttctttttcttcttttttttttttccttgattggtaagttacacatacACATGAATTGTTAGAGATGGTGGCTCATATTCTAAATAAGAAAGTAATACCAATCTCTGCTATAGAGGCCTCATCAGTTGAGCATAGCAAAGCAAGAAGAGCGTAAGCACAACAAGTGGAGATTTCAATGCATATAGTTAGGGCTTTAACTGGGGACTTATATGTATGTTGTAATCCCTGTTCTTTCCTGATAGTGAAAATTAGATGCATGTAGGCTTACTGCTTATCCACATTTAGTTCTATGTATtgcttttctcttcttctttttctttgataagtaCTATATATTGcttttctctcccttttcttttcttctttttcccactAAATTGCTTAGATCGCCAATCATTCATAAACTTACATCTAGTGGGTTTTCATCTGATGATCCCATTCTCACATGAGAAGAAATTGTTATTTGAGCTAAAGTTTATTGATTGACAACAAAAGCTAGTAGTTTTGattgaaaaatccaaaaaaatttcttaatacCTTTAATATCTTGAGTTTGTTTACTAgtacttataaaaattttggaactaaagcttgattgttgttgttattactATTACTTATATTATGTTCCCTAAGCATATTACCTTAATCCGCACATATATTGCATAACGATAACAATGATTCACTGTCTCCACCAATAATtataaacaaagagaaattaCTCACAACAGACAGACCTTAATCCAAGAAGGAGGTAGAGAGCCACGTAGAGCAACAACTGTGAGAGGGACAGTGAGAGCATAAGTTTTAGACTTCCAAGCTTGGAATTTCGCCCTTAACTCCTTGTCATCATCTTCTAAATTTTCCACATTCTCAGGTTTTGCACTATCACCACCATGATCATCTAATCTTCCATCCAtgtttcacaaaaaataaaaacaaattcataaattactccactgtttgtttgtttataaaaaaagaaaagccaaaatACACCGTTGAGGTCTTATACTTCAATACATTTCTCAACTTTACCCCATGAGCCCTGGAGTTCAAATGGAACCTTTTAGTCCCTAACAAGTTATTTTAGTACCTAACAAACTTAAGGCAATCGCTTTGAGTCCCTAACAAGTGATCACTTGTAGTACCTACGAAACTTAGGATGATCGTTTTTTGTCCTTAACAAACTTAAAGCTGTTGTATTTAGTTCCTAATAAATTTAAAGTGATCACTTTTAGTACCTAAGAAACTTAAGTTGATCACTTTTAGTTGCTAACAAACATATAAGTCATcatttttagtccctaacaAATTTAAAGTGATCAATTTGAGTTCCCAACAAGTAACCACTTTTAGTACCTAAGAAACTTAAGTTGATCACTTTTAGTCACTAACAACATAAAGTCATTGCTTTTAGCACCTACCAAATTTAAAGTGATCAATTTGAGTCCCTAACAAGTGATCACTATTAGTACCTAAAAACTTAAGCCgatcacttttagtccctaacaaACATAAAAGTCATcgtttttagtccctaaaaaattttaagtgatcAATTTGAGTCCCTAACAAGTGATCGCTATTAGTACCTAAAAACTTAAGCTGATcatttttagtccctaacaAACATAAAGTCGGCGTTTTTAGTCTAACAAAATTAAAGTGTTTGCTTTTAGTCATAATATGCTAGGAAGCACAGACACAGATACAGTACAAGTAAGACACAGTGACAAacaatttctgaaaaattataacataaaatgTCCCGTACAACGACAAGATACAACATGGCTACCACACTCTAAATGAAGCATTCGTGCTAGCTAGCTGATATGTCTAATGAAGTGATGACGTGTCTTTTTTAGTTTGTCCACATGGACTTCAAATGGGTCTAGTCTAAGAGTAAACGCTCAGGAGACAACTTTGTGACACAACTCACCATATAGCAAGTTGTAAGTAGTGGAAATGTGCCCTACATGAGCCACCATAACACTTTCATCACTCACAACTTGCGGCGTGACGAGTTGTAGCAAAAAGTTATGCACAAAGTTGTGTCTGAGCATTACTCTCTAGTCTAAACTCACCAAAAGTGTATTTTGACCCAAAAAGAGAAACATTCAAACAGAATCTATTAACTAATATAAGCGTGTGCCTTGTGCGTATGCAAATTGCTACCTTGAATTTGGTCGTGCACTGTTGAGGCGAGAGCAGGAGGAGGGACCTTAAAGAGGCGAGCACTCGCCGCGGTAAAGGTGAAGCAGCCAAGGAAGAATATTACGGCGGCAAGGCGAAGCGACGACGACGTTTTGGGATTTGGAGAGtcatcgtcgtcgtcgtcgtggGTAAATGATTGAAGAGATGTGACAGAATTGTGGacagtgagagtgagagagagagtggtggAAATGGTTTTCTTGTGGGGTTTATTGGGAAAACGGAGGAGAAGAGGAAAAGGGTTTGTGCTAAGTAAGCGGTAATGGTTGAGGAAGAGggaggtgtgtgtgtgtgactgtGAGGGCAGCAGCGAGGCCGCCAttcagatcagagagagagagagagagagagaggagtcaAGTGTTCATCGTAAAGAAATGATAGATTTTCGTTGCTAAATAACCCTAAAATTCTAAGTATTTCGTTAGTTGTCCTGTTACGAAACAATTTGTAataatagcatctcgagtttcttaaactcgagATCCAATTTAAAAATCGAGCTTTTAAGACtcgtttttgttgtttttcagTTGCTGACATGGCGAAAGTTTCCACTTGGATAGCGAGtttataaaactcgattttggaaatcgagttttataaaCTCGCTTTCGCTTTAATGCTTTTTTCCCTTCCCACTTAAAACAATCTACAGAGACCCGTTCAAAATCTCTCAATCTCAGACACcgctctctcaaactctctcaaactctctcaaactctTCCCCTGACTGtggaaatttcaaaatcaactcactctctcaaactctctcaaactctGTCAAACTCGCCGTGCCAAAGGTGGTTCTCCCATTGAGACTCAGCCACCGAAACTGAGTTCTGCTCCCATTGACAGTGAGGCACTCAAAGTCAGTACTGCTCCCATTGAACCACCGTGCGCCTAaggtactctctctttctcgaaCTCCAATCTTAGGTTTTGGAGTTTCATGATGTTTCCTATTTCGTTTTTCAATTTCGGatctttctgggttttggttgtTCATGTCATTTCAGTGAATGCATGTATATTATTCTGTTTGGTTGTTTGGGAAATTAATGTTAGCAAAACTGATTGAGCATTTGATTGGGTTTCattagtttaaaaagtgttaatATCTGGATTACATTGATATTTAATCTAGTTTGTTGGGGtttcatttgatttgtttgtgggttttgtttgatttgtttgtgggttttgtttgatttgtttgtgtatCTTGTTTCACGGTATTTTCACtgatttgttttgggtttgttttaattttctgatTGTATTGTCGTTTGTGGGTTTGTAAAGCAAATTATGGGTTTGATGAAATGGTTCTATGAACGGTGTATGAGTTGTGAAGTAATAAGTGAGaatattcatttgaaaaaaatgagaacttACACCTAAAAAATAATGGAAGGAAATGGAGTCAACAAAACAATAcatctaagaatttttttttattgggttaaaAATACTCAAATCAAGCCAAGGAacgaaagataaaaaaatattagttgaaGAAGAGGATTATACCTGTGTTTGGAGTGTTTGGACCAAGAGCGATTCTGTGTTTTGCATCTCAGGATGAACCGGAACCTATGGATCTTATATAACATTGGTCCACAAATCTGTTTTCTGcaattacatttttaattttaatttatatttacttATCTGGGGGaagggagggaaaaaaagaagaagaggacgaGGATTATAAAAAAGTCTTTTTCAATTCTTAACCACCCAAAGGTTAGGAACCTCATGTGTAACTAAATATTAAGAAGTTGATGCATTCGGGTGATTGTGCAGAGGTAACACTAAGCTGAAATTAGAAGTTAGAAGTTAGAAGTTAGAAGTTAGCTGTCCACACTTACTGCACCACCAACAACataaaatttagaagtcaaaCACCATCAAAGAAATCTTAAAAAGTGGGAAACAGAGTCACACCTGCAgacttttgaaaataaagtttgaTAACTACAGATCCAAtgctacaaaaacaaaagcagaaaGTTATAAATCTTAAATATGTATGATAAGAttgtacaaaaaaataatagtagaCAATATAATTAGCCCAATAAACTCAAAGAGATGGTACCAGAAGAGAATGTAGAGCTGTTTCAGCTTGATTTCCAAGGAAATACTGCAGAGCCATAGCAGCATGCTCCTGCaataggaaaatgctaaaataagTAGGAAGTTTTAACCACCTGAACTAGGAGATGATTGTCAAGATTTTTCTAACATCATTGTatctgcaaagaaaagaaataactgAAATACATTTTCACTGGCCTACATAATCACTGAAAACATTTTCTTGatctatataaatatttaaagtcCATTATGCTCCAACCCTTCATCTGAAACTCTTTATTCCGCCCCCTACTCCACATATTTTAAATACAATGCTATAACTCACTACTTCATTCGGGAAAGAATTAAAACTATAttggacacacacacacactataagTATCTATCAAAATGGGCATAGGGGACAAAAACTTGGCAAGATTCAAAATGTAGGGTAGTCGGATTACCCGTAAAGTAACCAGAGTTGTAAAATGTTACCactatcctttctttttctctttctttgataagtatctctcttttcttttcttgacaaattaagaaattttattagaacaGAAACGAATTCAGCAAATAGCATGTAATTTCTACATCCTATAAAGTGAtcacatttgaaaatttaacttaTCATaataaaatccaagaaaaaaacacaacagATTATTGCCTAAAGCATGCAGCCAGTTTTATCATTATCCCTTCATATATTAGCCAAAAAGGCATAGCCAGATGGgtggaaatatattaagaacTATCTGTCAAACAAAAAATCCATAAATAGAAAATATCATTCTTCTGTAAGTTTCACTTTCTGGAATTATTTGTGCTAgcctttattttatatatatatatatatatatatatatatatatatatatttatatatataaaacactaAGGTAGAATTTTCAAAGGTGGAAAATTAGTCTCACCTGTGCTGGGACCGCAACAGCTAGCCTTGCAGGAATATTCTTGGGATCAAGGATGAGGGAAAGCTGATATAAAACTGATCCAGAAAATACCGTTGCAAAGAAAATGTTCCATATTGTAAACCAAAGGACTTTGTTACATGCACTCTTTTCTATATCACTATGAGAAACATATCCTTGAATAGATGAAAGCAACTCCATTATAGGAGGCACTATTTTCAGAAACAACTGAAGAATAAGACTGGGAAGGTATCCTGTAACTACTTCACTAACAAATGTTCtgcccaaaaaaaatcataaaattagtACTCTGTCACCAATAGATTAAATAAAACAGGCATTAGATTTTCTCATGaaaacattataataataacaaattagATTCCTCTTGATTTTTAAGTTGCATATGGGCAATTAATAATATCACCAAATCACCCcaaatattcaataaaatatcagCCAAAACCACTGCAGTTTTCATCCCCCATGCCCCATGCCCAATGGTCATTTATTTTGCATGACAAAGATTATGCAATATGATAAGTTGATATATCATTCAATGATAACTAAAACTTAAGACTTGAAACTCTCATGCTCTTCAATCTTACCAATCTCATAGCAAGCTAAATAAGTGCAATCTCCTCCTTTAAATAACACATTAGAGATAATAAAATGAAGTTAAGCCTCTCAAGGACAGACATACAAGGGGGCACCATTTCAATGTTTGTGTACCTGAGCCCCCCAGAACTAATTACACCGACAAAAAATTTCTCCCATCCCCTTGAAATTTTCTGTATCAAGACTGCTTCAGTTTGACATAAGATGCTACAGACACCTAAACAAAGTCCCTTTACAGGATGTCTAATTTATATAACGAAGCAGCTTTACTCAAATTTTCATCAAAGGTGCCTTCTCTCAGTGTTGTAGGGTTAAGCAGAACCAGTAAAGAAGTGTGcattaaattttagaaagtGGAATGTAGACCATGCAGTTCAGTAAAGAGCcttcatttatcaaaataatatacCCAGCCACTCTATTTAGTGATTCTGAACTCAAATTTAATCTGAATgacaatatttattatttaaaaagtaCACAGACTGGGAACTCTGAGTAGATATCCTTAATTAATAAGAGGAAGCATTACATGGGAGAAGTACAATCATACGCCTATGAGGAAGAGTCCTGTAGAATTAAGAAAGTCATTTACTAATTACATAGAAAGTCCGGCCAACTCTCAAGCTGTCTCTTTACAGCAATAGGGCTTAGATAGGGCCTTCATTGTTGTTTTGACTACTTTAGTGAACATAAGATCAAGGGGGAATCAAGTAACCAAGTTCCTTTCAGTCAATGGCAAAAGCCAGTAAGCCACGTACAACTAAAGCTAAAATGTACTACAAAAACCAGATTCTTATTTGTGTGGTGGCAACACCATAGATATGCAAAATTCAACTATTTTAGACGTCTAAATATCCATTTATGGACTTCAATCTAGTTATTACAATTCAATAAGGGGAAGAATCATTCTGAACCATTGTTCAACCAATTGATAAGTGGCAGGAAACATGATACTCACACAGTCCATATATGTTCAACCAATTGATAAATAAGCATGCTAAAAGTTCATAACCAACACAAAGCAGAATTAATGAAAGTAGTCATTTTATTTGGTACAgaattcaatttcttttaattgtaaaagtttacaaaattattcCAACTCCAAAAAATTCATTATGTTTTTTTCTAACTTACCAATTCTAATTTCTTTGATTGCGTAAACATCATCGATTTGCATGTTTTTTGGTATGATTGCGAACTTacgttttttgaagaaaattctattttacagTAGCACTCCTTTGCCCCTACACTATTAATGATCTCACAGTTGCATTGTTTGCAGTATGGAGCCTCGGATTGATGAGGAGTTAGAGGTCTTGGACCCCGGTCCGCGTGAGAGGTCATTGTTGACACGACAGCCATATCATCGATCAGAGGCCATTTGGAATGGCGAGGTGAAATTTCTAGTTCTAACAACTGCTTTAATATTTACGTTGTCTTTGATTGTTAGTTAGCAAGTTCTTTCAATGTTGTATTTCTAGTTCTAACAACCGCTATAATTTTGATCGATTTTGTAGGACTCGGGCCCACTTACGTGCCGTGGTCGCACTAAGGAGATGGCAAACGTTCAGATGCAAGATAATCGAGTCATTGATATTATCAAATTGCTAAGGCTAGAAGGATTGTTTAGAGCCCCTTCAAGAGAGATAGACAATTGCCTAATATCGGCCCTAGTTGAGCGATGGCGGCCGGAGACTCATTCTTTCCATCTTCCACATGGTGAGATGACAATCACCCTAGAAGATGTGG
This DNA window, taken from Quercus robur chromosome 2, dhQueRobu3.1, whole genome shotgun sequence, encodes the following:
- the LOC126715938 gene encoding uncharacterized protein LOC126715938; amino-acid sequence: MAASLLPSQSHTHTSLFLNHYRLLSTNPFPLLLRFPNKPHKKTISTTLSLTLTVHNSVTSLQSFTHDDDDDDSPNPKTSSSLRLAAVIFFLGCFTFTAASARLFKVPPPALASTVHDQIQDDHGGDSAKPENVENLEDDDKELRAKFQAWKSKTYALTVPLTVVALRGSLPPSWIKDFIESQGRRLKFRLKYNGSLEGIFSDLSMPSRKGNVSPSSTLAADIVSVGDSWLNFAITKAIIEPIQGVEDLEWFKGLSDKWKVYLRRNSVGEIDPEGKIWAAPYRWGCMVIAYKKSKFQQQKLAPIEDWADLWRPELAGRISMVDSPREVIGAVLKYMGASYNTNNIDLQVAGGRSAVQKNLELLGKQVRLFDSVNYLKAFGVGDVWVAVGWSSDVIPIAKRSSNVAVIVPKSGASLWADLWAIPAASRFETNQIGGRVRGPSPLIHQWIEFCLQAARALPFKQEVIPGASPSALESAQVKMPAEFTKGKPRLDTNLIAGIPPPEILARCEFLEPLSDSALSEYQSLISTMQKPGHGLIQGMHHYISSVIRNFWPERKLHSKIT